AAATGGAATTAAAGACGGTACCTCTTTTACCGTCAAGAATTATCAAGGGCAAGAAGACACTGAAGAAAGGAAACATTCTCATACCGGAGCTTCTGGCCAGGGGAATGAAAGTAAAAGTGGGTGATGCAGTCGTGGTGATTGCCACCAACAAGGATGGGTCTGTTAACGGAAAACAATTCAATGTCAGCGGCATACTAGAAAGCGTCACCGGACCAGGAGGACGAGACGGCTATATTCACATTGAAGATGCCATGGAAGTTCTGAGAATGGATCAGATGGAAATAAGTGAGATAGTGCTGAGACTCAAGGACTTTGGTATGTTGCATGGCGTTTACGGATCCCTCATGAATACACTTTCCAAAGAAAAGAATAAAACGGGGAAGCCTATATTCGAGGTTCATACATGGGAAAAGCTTTCCCCTTTCTATAATATTGCGCGGATGATAGATATCATGACCTTCTTTATCAAGATCATGCTAATCGCCATGGTTCTCGTCAGCATCATGAATGTCATGATCATGGCGGTTTACGAACGAATGCGTGAAATAGGCACCATTTTAGCCATAGGAACAATGCCAGGCAAGATTCTTTCCATGTTTATTCTGGAGGGGCTTTCGATCGGCATCTTCGGAGCACTTATAGGCGATGTCATAGGCTGCATAATCATATACATATTGAACATCGCCCATATCACCTTCAACTTCGGCCGACAGACCGGGCTGTTGCTGGCACCCCATGTCAGTGTAGCTGATATTCTCATAGTTTCAGTAATCGTCATTATAGTATCCGTAGCGGCAAGCCTACAGCCTGCGTTCAAGGCATCGCGAATGGAGCCGATTGAAGCATTAAGACATATATAGGAGGAATTTGATATGAAAAGATCATTTTTTATAAGTCTTGCAATATTTTTTCTTTGTGCAGTTATGGTCAATGCTGCCGAGCTGGAAAAGATGAAAATCGCGGTTGCGGCCGGTAGTAAAACTGCAAAAGCATCTGTAAGCAATATGGCTGCTAAATGTCCTTATTATCTTATCTTTAATAACAAAGGGGAATTGACCGAGGTTATTGATAACCCTTACAAGAATGCAAGTCGTAGCGCCGGGCCTTCAACAGCAAATTTCCTTGCCCGGAGAGGCGTTACTATAGTAGTTGCCGGAAACTTTGGCTCGAAAATGATTAATACACTGAAAAACAACGGCATAACTCATTTTGAATTTAAGGGCAGTGTGGGTGATGCTGTGAAAAGGGCTTTAGAGGGGAAGCAGTAACATGCGAAAAATCATAATAGTCGTATTGCTGCTGCTCCTGGCCTTGCCAGCACTTGCAGTAGACGGAAACAGTGTTCTCCTACAGGTTGACAGAAACCTGAACCCCGATTCTTACGAATCATATAAAAAACTGATCAATATCGAACCCAGCGGCAAAAAAAAGGAATTCGTACTATTCACTGTAAAGAAGGGAAAAGATAAGGTGGCTGCCATATTTATTTCACCGGCAAGCGAAAAGGGGAGAAGCACTCTCCGTCTGGATGAAAACATGTGGCTTTATATCCCGAATGTGGGAAAGCCGATCCGTATCACCAGTCTCCAGTCTGTGGTCGGCGGCGTGTTCAACAACTCCGACATACTGCGACTCGACTATTCGTCTGAATACAATGTAGAAAAGATGGAGGATGTCGGCGATGAATACATCCTGCACCTGAAGGCAAAAACCAGGACTGTTGCCTATGACAAGCTGAAGATGTGGGTCCATAAGGAAAAACTCGTTCCCGTCAGGATCGAATGTCTTACCGAAACCTCCATGCTCGTGAAAACCATCTACTATAAAAATGTCAAAGATTTCGGCGGCGGAATCGTGCGACCGTCGGTAATCGAAACGGACAGTCCCCTTTACAGGGGATACAAGTCCGTCATGATCTTCGCGAAGATCAAGGCACGAGAGCTGAATGACGAGGTCTTTACCATGACCTTTATGCCGAATCTCGAGTCACTCCGCTGACAGTGGGGAACAACTTTGGTAGATAAGTGAAATCAATAAAATTTATAATACTAATTTTGTTCCTTGTGTCATTTCCTGCTTTTGCACAGGATGAATATTTCTTTGACCTTTCTGAAATAGAAAAGGAAATAGAGAAAAAGCCCTATACCATCGGAGGATATCTGGAATTTACGCCAAAATTTTTCTGGCTTGATCATGATGCCGCCTTTTACAAACTTAATTTTTACAACCATCCGGAAAAAGATTACCTCGATGAATACAACTTTAAGCTGTCAATAAACGGGGGATACAAGAAGGGGATTTCAGAGGTCTACATCCGGACAAATATAAATAAAACGGAGTCGGATATCAAATCCAGGACGGATGTTACCATCGATGAAGGATATCTGTCCGTCAAACCATCCTCCAGTTTCAACATCAGCATAGGCAAAAAAGCGCTTAAGTGGGGGAAGGGTTACGCATGGAATCCTGTGGCATTTGTCGGCCGGCCGAAGAATCCCAATGATCCCGACCTTGCTCTTGAAGGATATATCATGGCATCGGCAGATTACATAAAGAGTTTCTCCGGACCGTTGCAGACCATATCCGTCACTCCCGTTGTGATTCCCGTATATGAGCATATAAACAGTGAATTCGGCGTGCGGAACAACATAAATTATGCATGCAAAGTCTACTTTCTCCTCTATGATACGGACATCGATTTCATGTTTTTAAAGGGAAACAGTAAACCTTCTCGTTTCGGAGCAGACTTTTCCAGGAATATAACATCAAACCTTGAAATCCACGGTGAATTCGCATATATCGATGACATCACAAAAGTGACTGTTGACAGTGCCGGCAATAAAAAACAGTCAACCTATAATGCAAAAAGTTATCTTCTCGGCATCAGGTATCTCACGAAATCCGATACGACCTTCATTTGTGAATATTACCGTAACGGAACGGGACTTACAGGGGAAGATATGGAGGGGTTTTTCAGCCTTGTGAATAACGGTTATAATGC
Above is a window of Deltaproteobacteria bacterium DNA encoding:
- a CDS encoding ABC transporter permease; translation: MYNLLKIAIRNLTRYRRRTLLTASLIMVGVVFVLVFMGVTGSVKSLLIGQITDSMLGHLQIHKKGYVASIDNLPLTIMLTPKNMQKIDRAIKEIPEIEAYSTRIKFGGLFSNYVETTNIRLNGVVPEMELKTVPLLPSRIIKGKKTLKKGNILIPELLARGMKVKVGDAVVVIATNKDGSVNGKQFNVSGILESVTGPGGRDGYIHIEDAMEVLRMDQMEISEIVLRLKDFGMLHGVYGSLMNTLSKEKNKTGKPIFEVHTWEKLSPFYNIARMIDIMTFFIKIMLIAMVLVSIMNVMIMAVYERMREIGTILAIGTMPGKILSMFILEGLSIGIFGALIGDVIGCIIIYILNIAHITFNFGRQTGLLLAPHVSVADILIVSVIVIIVSVAASLQPAFKASRMEPIEALRHI
- a CDS encoding NifB/NifX family molybdenum-iron cluster-binding protein, which codes for MKRSFFISLAIFFLCAVMVNAAELEKMKIAVAAGSKTAKASVSNMAAKCPYYLIFNNKGELTEVIDNPYKNASRSAGPSTANFLARRGVTIVVAGNFGSKMINTLKNNGITHFEFKGSVGDAVKRALEGKQ
- a CDS encoding outer membrane lipoprotein-sorting protein, with amino-acid sequence MRKIIIVVLLLLLALPALAVDGNSVLLQVDRNLNPDSYESYKKLINIEPSGKKKEFVLFTVKKGKDKVAAIFISPASEKGRSTLRLDENMWLYIPNVGKPIRITSLQSVVGGVFNNSDILRLDYSSEYNVEKMEDVGDEYILHLKAKTRTVAYDKLKMWVHKEKLVPVRIECLTETSMLVKTIYYKNVKDFGGGIVRPSVIETDSPLYRGYKSVMIFAKIKARELNDEVFTMTFMPNLESLR